In one window of Planctomycetia bacterium DNA:
- a CDS encoding flotillin family protein — translation MHTWQLFAQSAPRPPAISSDAAVYYAAIAICAALVFFSFVILLVKRFKRCPSNRVLVIYGKAGGDNKAVKCLHGGATFVWPLIQDFAYLYLEPIQIEIPLRGALSAENIRVNVPSVFTVAVGTLPEVMNNAAIRLLGLNVKQIEKRAQEIIFGQLRQVIASMKIEDINRDRDTFLSHVQNSLEPELKKIGLVLINVNITDITDEAGYIDAIGQKAASQAIQQARGDVADQLRMGETRVAEAERDKTIQVSNAAKEKEIGIKAAMREQAIRIADLEKEQKIGEQTAGYQRDVQVKEAEREMRIKTADANAKAITGENTAQEIVALSKAHLSIKQTEAFQLSETKKREAEAAVLEAQNRAMAKAAIADADRVEAERRAALEAPAKAEKAKMIVDAEASAERCRIQAEGDASAIFAKLDAEARGQYEILAKKAEGLKKIVDSCGGAHEAFQMLMLDHLNHLTDASAKAISNIKFDKIVVWENGGKEGSNTANFLQNMARTLPPMMQVMRDVAGIELPETLLKLTPDKVSSSGQATVEPESEAASTTSPVI, via the coding sequence ATGCATACCTGGCAACTCTTCGCTCAGTCCGCTCCTCGTCCGCCGGCCATCAGTTCGGATGCGGCCGTCTACTATGCGGCGATCGCGATCTGCGCGGCGCTCGTCTTCTTTAGTTTCGTGATCTTGTTGGTCAAGCGATTCAAACGCTGCCCGAGCAACCGCGTACTCGTGATCTACGGCAAGGCCGGCGGCGACAACAAGGCCGTGAAGTGCTTACACGGCGGAGCGACGTTCGTGTGGCCGCTGATTCAAGACTTCGCGTATCTCTATCTCGAACCGATTCAGATCGAAATCCCGCTGCGCGGCGCACTTTCCGCCGAAAACATTCGCGTGAACGTCCCGAGCGTCTTCACCGTCGCCGTCGGCACGTTGCCGGAAGTGATGAACAACGCCGCGATTCGCTTGCTCGGGCTCAACGTCAAGCAGATCGAGAAGCGGGCGCAGGAAATCATCTTCGGCCAGTTGCGCCAAGTGATCGCGTCGATGAAGATCGAAGATATCAACCGCGATCGAGACACGTTTCTCTCGCATGTGCAAAACTCGCTGGAGCCGGAACTGAAAAAGATCGGGCTCGTCCTGATTAACGTCAACATCACGGACATCACCGACGAAGCCGGCTACATCGACGCGATCGGCCAGAAGGCGGCTTCGCAAGCGATTCAACAAGCGCGCGGCGACGTCGCCGATCAGCTGCGCATGGGAGAAACGCGCGTCGCCGAAGCTGAGCGCGACAAGACGATTCAAGTCTCGAACGCCGCCAAGGAAAAAGAGATCGGCATCAAAGCGGCCATGCGCGAGCAGGCGATTCGCATCGCCGATTTGGAAAAAGAACAAAAGATCGGCGAACAGACGGCCGGTTATCAGCGCGACGTGCAAGTGAAGGAAGCCGAGCGCGAGATGCGCATCAAGACCGCGGATGCGAACGCCAAAGCGATCACCGGAGAAAACACGGCGCAAGAGATCGTCGCGCTCTCGAAGGCGCATCTTTCCATCAAGCAAACCGAAGCGTTCCAGCTTTCGGAAACGAAGAAGCGCGAGGCGGAAGCCGCGGTGCTCGAAGCGCAGAACCGCGCGATGGCGAAGGCCGCCATCGCCGACGCCGACCGCGTGGAAGCCGAACGACGCGCGGCGCTCGAAGCTCCGGCGAAGGCCGAGAAGGCGAAGATGATCGTCGACGCGGAAGCGTCGGCCGAGCGCTGCCGCATTCAAGCCGAAGGGGATGCCTCGGCGATCTTCGCCAAGCTCGACGCCGAAGCCCGCGGCCAATACGAGATCCTGGCGAAGAAGGCCGAAGGGTTGAAGAAGATCGTCGACTCGTGCGGCGGGGCACATGAAGCGTTTCAGATGTTGATGCTCGACCACTTGAACCATCTGACCGACGCTTCGGCCAAGGCGATCTCGAACATCAAGTTCGATAAGATCGTGGTCTGGGAAAACGGCGGCAAGGAAGGCTCGAACACGGCGAACTTCTTGCAAAACATGGCTCGGACGCTGCCGCCGATGATGCAAGTGATGCGCGATGTCGCAGGAATCGAGCTGCCGGAAACGTTGCTGAAACTCACGCCCGACAAGGTTTCATCGAGCGGGCAAGCTACCGTGGAACCGGAGAGCGAAGCGGCTTCGACGACGAGCCCCGTGATCTAG
- a CDS encoding sialate O-acetylesterase, giving the protein MLRRLLMVAVLSLVVPTLVVSPALAEVKPGALFTSGVVLQRECEVPVWGSAAPQEQVEVKFGDTTLKAQADAKGKWIVKLPPQKAGGPHKLIIGAAGSDAKQEIADVYFGEVWIASGQSNMHWTFSHNIKDKEQTLSEANDPLLRQFTVKKGQAKEPAADVAGQWLGASRENLLVDKQDGASAVGYYFGRELRKELNVPVGIINSSVGGTPIELWSPKGGLYNNMIVPMGPLAVRGALWYQGESNVFSKSGMRYVDLQKKMVAAWRESFGKDMAFYFVQIAPFNYNGRPNSKLTADALPEFWQAQTEAAKQVPHSGMVVISDLVENVKDIHPSDKANVGKRLAALALAGDYGRKDVTVSGPTFKEAVADGAALRVRFENVGAGLASRNKEPLSHFQLAGEDRKFHPAEATIEGDSITLRSAKVAKPVAVRFAWDELAMPNLMNKAGWPAGSFRSDDWKLEEEAAVKPAATKEAPAASK; this is encoded by the coding sequence ATGCTGCGCCGCCTGCTCATGGTCGCGGTTCTGTCGCTCGTAGTTCCAACGCTTGTCGTTTCGCCGGCGCTGGCCGAGGTGAAGCCGGGCGCGTTGTTCACTTCCGGGGTCGTGTTGCAGCGCGAGTGCGAGGTGCCGGTCTGGGGGAGCGCCGCTCCGCAAGAGCAAGTCGAGGTAAAGTTCGGCGACACGACTCTCAAAGCCCAGGCCGACGCCAAGGGGAAATGGATCGTGAAGCTGCCGCCGCAGAAGGCCGGCGGCCCGCATAAGCTCATCATCGGTGCGGCCGGCTCCGACGCCAAGCAGGAGATCGCCGACGTCTACTTCGGCGAAGTCTGGATCGCCTCCGGGCAGTCGAACATGCACTGGACCTTCTCGCACAACATCAAAGACAAGGAACAAACTCTCAGCGAAGCGAACGACCCGCTGCTGCGCCAGTTCACCGTGAAGAAGGGGCAAGCGAAAGAGCCTGCTGCCGATGTCGCCGGGCAATGGCTCGGCGCGTCGCGCGAGAACCTGTTGGTCGACAAGCAAGACGGAGCCTCGGCCGTTGGGTACTACTTCGGCCGTGAGTTGCGCAAGGAGCTCAACGTGCCGGTCGGCATCATCAACTCGTCGGTCGGCGGAACCCCGATCGAGCTCTGGTCGCCCAAAGGGGGGCTCTACAACAACATGATCGTGCCGATGGGGCCGCTCGCCGTGCGCGGCGCGCTGTGGTATCAGGGAGAGAGCAACGTCTTCAGCAAGTCCGGAATGCGCTACGTCGATTTGCAAAAGAAGATGGTCGCCGCGTGGCGCGAATCGTTCGGCAAAGACATGGCGTTCTACTTCGTGCAGATCGCGCCGTTCAACTACAACGGCCGCCCGAACTCGAAGCTGACGGCGGACGCCTTGCCGGAATTCTGGCAAGCGCAGACCGAAGCCGCGAAGCAAGTTCCTCATAGCGGCATGGTCGTGATCAGCGATCTCGTCGAAAACGTGAAAGACATCCATCCTTCCGACAAAGCAAACGTCGGCAAGCGGCTGGCGGCCTTAGCTCTCGCCGGCGACTACGGTCGCAAAGACGTGACCGTCAGCGGGCCAACCTTTAAGGAAGCGGTCGCCGATGGCGCCGCGCTCCGCGTTCGGTTCGAGAACGTCGGCGCAGGACTCGCGAGCCGTAACAAAGAGCCTCTGTCGCACTTCCAGTTGGCCGGCGAAGATCGCAAGTTCCATCCGGCCGAAGCGACGATCGAAGGAGATTCCATTACCTTGCGCAGCGCGAAGGTCGCGAAACCGGTCGCCGTTCGTTTCGCTTGGGACGAACTCGCCATGCCGAACCTGATGAACAAAGCCGGCTGGCCTGCCGGCAGCTTCCGCAGCGACGATTGGAAGCTCGAAGAAGAAGCTGCAGTGAAGCCGGCAGCGACCAAGGAAGCGCCGGCAGCATCGAAGTAA
- a CDS encoding alpha/beta hydrolase, with protein MRSIARFTWAVCFVLSACRVFVSPACGAEPRTIADLEFAFVGEQSLKLDLYLPAEEQPALIVWVHGGAWRAGSKSDVPASKLLAMGYAVASVDYRLSPVAPFPAQAHDIKAAIRFLRAKADSYGYDPKRIAIAGSSAGGHLAAIVGVTNGVKELEGTVGGNLDRKSDVQAIVSLYGASNLTTILSQSKPQGLRMRVPALQLFLGGQPTDVPEIAKLASPVAHLDAHDPPLLLIHGEADPQMPPEQSTELAAAYRKQGLAVTLEMIPGAVHGGPEFYDAKRLPMIRKFLDEALR; from the coding sequence ATGCGTTCGATTGCTCGTTTCACTTGGGCCGTCTGTTTCGTGTTATCGGCCTGCCGTGTTTTCGTGTCGCCGGCTTGCGGCGCGGAACCGCGCACGATCGCGGATCTCGAGTTCGCCTTCGTGGGCGAGCAGTCGTTGAAGCTCGATCTCTATCTTCCGGCCGAGGAGCAGCCCGCGCTCATCGTCTGGGTCCACGGCGGTGCGTGGCGCGCAGGGTCGAAGAGCGATGTGCCGGCGAGTAAGCTCCTCGCTATGGGCTACGCCGTGGCGAGCGTCGATTATCGGCTCTCGCCGGTCGCGCCGTTTCCCGCGCAGGCCCACGACATCAAGGCCGCGATTCGCTTTCTGCGCGCCAAGGCCGACTCGTACGGCTACGATCCGAAGCGGATCGCCATCGCGGGCTCTTCGGCCGGAGGACACCTCGCGGCGATCGTCGGCGTTACCAACGGCGTGAAGGAACTCGAAGGAACGGTCGGCGGCAACCTCGACCGCAAGAGCGACGTGCAAGCGATCGTCAGCCTCTACGGAGCGTCGAACTTGACGACGATTCTCTCGCAGTCGAAGCCGCAAGGCCTGCGCATGCGCGTTCCCGCGCTGCAGCTCTTCCTCGGCGGACAACCGACCGACGTTCCGGAGATCGCTAAGCTGGCGAGTCCCGTCGCGCATCTCGACGCGCACGACCCGCCGCTGTTGCTCATCCACGGCGAGGCCGATCCGCAAATGCCGCCGGAGCAATCGACGGAGCTCGCAGCCGCCTATCGGAAGCAAGGTCTCGCGGTGACTTTGGAAATGATTCCCGGCGCGGTCCACGGTGGACCGGAGTTCTACGATGCGAAACGCTTGCCGATGATCCGCAAGTTTCTCGACGAAGCGCTGCGCTAG